In Mycobacterium sp. JS623, one genomic interval encodes:
- the thiD gene encoding bifunctional hydroxymethylpyrimidine kinase/phosphomethylpyrimidine kinase: protein MNFLPLTPPGQTPLRVLTIAGSDSGGGAGLQADLRTCALLGVHGLAAVTAVTVQNSLGVKGFHVVPEETIAAQIEVVATDIGVQAAKTGMLASKEIIATIADTWRTQGLAGNVPLVVDPVCASMHGDPLLHPSALDSFRTELFPLASLITPNLDEVRLLVDIEVVDEQSQREAARALHAFGPEWVLVKGGHLRSSANSPDMLFDGTDFHQFDSERVHTGHDHGAGDTLSAATACALAHNYSMPDAVAFGKQWVTECLRAAYPLGHGHGPVSALFRLNS from the coding sequence CCGCTGCGGGTGCTGACCATCGCCGGATCCGACTCCGGCGGTGGTGCCGGACTACAGGCCGATCTGCGGACGTGCGCGCTGCTCGGTGTGCATGGACTTGCGGCGGTGACTGCCGTGACCGTACAGAATTCGTTGGGCGTCAAGGGGTTTCACGTAGTTCCGGAAGAGACCATCGCAGCGCAGATCGAGGTGGTGGCCACCGATATCGGGGTGCAGGCGGCCAAGACCGGGATGCTGGCGTCGAAGGAAATCATCGCGACAATCGCAGATACCTGGCGCACACAAGGTTTGGCCGGAAACGTGCCGCTGGTGGTCGATCCGGTCTGCGCTTCGATGCACGGCGACCCGCTGTTGCATCCGAGTGCACTGGATTCCTTCCGTACTGAGCTGTTCCCGCTGGCGTCGTTGATCACACCGAATCTCGATGAGGTCCGGCTACTCGTCGATATCGAAGTGGTCGACGAACAATCGCAGCGTGAGGCCGCCCGAGCGCTACACGCGTTCGGTCCAGAATGGGTGCTCGTCAAGGGCGGTCACCTGCGATCGTCAGCGAACAGCCCCGACATGTTGTTCGACGGCACCGACTTCCATCAGTTCGACTCTGAACGGGTGCACACCGGCCACGACCACGGGGCCGGCGACACCCTTTCCGCGGCCACGGCGTGCGCGCTCGCGCACAACTACTCGATGCCCGACGCCGTCGCGTTCGGGAAACAATGGGTCACCGAATGTCTGCGCGCCGCATACCCATTGGGCCACGGCCACGGTCCGGTGTCGGCACTGTTCAGACTCAACTCATGA